Proteins encoded within one genomic window of Dermatophilus congolensis:
- a CDS encoding IclR family transcriptional regulator: protein MTVTAVAHELGVAPSTAHRLLSTLMYRQFAVQAPDRTYMAGPAMFRMGGMVGNRASLLRLARPIVREVAHALEESAFLGILVERNLHVLISESATPTRVEKPLLTAHESAGGKALLAGMNSTDLENLYPHTGLPDLNITPTDIHRLKEELESTRRRGYALHRFNENPPTISIAMPVLGADRTALGSLIVAMPMSHYSTGRLAPTLTHMRHGAERITESLRTLRTPEPNPVTIRR from the coding sequence GTGACGGTCACCGCGGTAGCCCACGAACTCGGCGTGGCACCGTCGACTGCACACCGACTCTTATCAACACTCATGTACCGACAATTCGCAGTCCAAGCCCCCGACCGCACCTACATGGCAGGCCCAGCCATGTTCCGCATGGGCGGAATGGTAGGAAACAGAGCAAGCCTGCTACGCCTAGCCCGACCCATCGTGCGCGAAGTCGCCCACGCCCTTGAAGAATCAGCCTTCCTAGGCATCCTCGTCGAACGAAACCTTCACGTCCTCATCTCCGAATCAGCAACACCCACCCGCGTCGAAAAACCACTCCTAACCGCACACGAAAGCGCCGGCGGAAAAGCACTCCTCGCCGGCATGAACAGCACCGATCTCGAAAACCTCTACCCCCACACCGGGCTACCAGACCTCAACATCACCCCCACCGACATCCACCGCCTCAAAGAAGAACTCGAATCCACCCGACGCCGCGGCTACGCCCTCCACCGATTCAACGAAAACCCACCCACCATCTCCATCGCCATGCCCGTACTCGGCGCCGACCGCACCGCCCTCGGATCACTCATCGTTGCCATGCCCATGTCCCACTACTCCACCGGCCGCCTAGCCCCCACCCTCACCCACATGCGCCACGGCGCCGAACGCATCACCGAATCCCTACGCACCCTACGAACCCCCGAACCAAACCCCGTCACCATCCGCCGCTAG